CTCGGCGAGGGGAACGGTCTCCGCGGCGGCGACGATCCTCTCCACGGCCTCCACGGGGAGGGCGAAACGCCGCCGGAGCATGTCGACGAGCAGGAAGGAGGAACTCAAGACCGGGGATCACCTCCGGACGGGATCGATAAGCCAAGGCGAGTCTGATTATACCTTTTCCACGCGGCCCGACCATCTATCGGCGGAAAAAGGGACGATCCGGCCAGAGAAGCGCCGAACCCCCTATCCCTCACCGGACCGGGGCTGACCTCCTCTCCGAGGCGCCAAGAGGGTCGGTCCGGAAAACAAGGAAGAGCAGCGCCCCCGTCCGACCGTCCCCCTTCGGCAGGTATAAGAAAAGGACCCGAATCCGCAGGCTCTTCAAGACAAACTCCGCCGGATCCACCGATTCAAGGCCCGTTCCCATCACCCCGTCGGAGCGGGGGCCGGGGCAACCGTCTCCGCCCCTCAGACGCCTCCCGGCCGGGCGAGGAGAGCTTCCATCCGTTTCTTCCTGCGGATCGAGGAAGGGGACACCCGATTGTGCCCCCTTCGGCCCGCCGCTACAATGAAATCGGACATCAGCCCGCAGCCGAAGAGGAACCGTCATCGTCGGCCGCAAACGCTCGCCTGCGACCGAGGGGAAGGACACCTCGGGGAAAAGGGCGGAAAAAGGACTTTCCTTCCGCCGCTCTTTCCCCGGCGGAAGATCTCGGAGGATCTGACGGGGGAAGGAACGCGAACGATCCCGGTATCGTCGATCCCTGCCCTCTCCCCGCCGGTTCGGCTGCGCGACGGACCTCCGTGCAAAAGCCCGACAGGCCTGACGGGGTCTTCCCCTTCTGCGGAGTCGAGAGGAGGTCGAAAAAGTGGACTCACGGCAGCTCGAATGCTTCATCGCCCTGGCGGAAGAGCTGAACTTCCGGCGCGCGGCCGACCGCTGCCTGCTGACACAGCCCTCCATGAGCCAGCAACTCGTCCGTCTGGAAGAGCAGCTGGAGGCCAAACTGGTGCACCGGACGAAAAGGAAAGTGCAGCTCACGCGAGCCGGACAGGTCTTCCTCGCCGAGGCCCGAAAAATCCACGACGACATGAAACAGGCCAAAAGGCTCGTCCAGATGACCGAGAGGGGCGAGATGGGGCACATCACCGTCGGCGCCACGGTTCCGGCGATCTATATCGTCCTTGCCAGCATCATCGGCAAGTTCCGGGAACTGTTGCCCGGCGTGGGGATCGTCGTTCAGGAAATGGACATGCTCAAACAGGAGGAGGAACTGCGCTCCCACCGCATCGATGTCGGCAGCGTCCACCCGCCCCTGGACGACAAATCTCTCCAATGCGAGACGATCGCGCAGCTGGCCTTCGATGTCGTGATCCACCGGGAGAATCCCCTCGCCGAAAGAGCTTCCCTCACCATGAAGGATCTGGAAAACGAACCGCTGGTGATCTTTTCGAGGAAACTCAGCCCCAAGCTCTACGACAAAATGATCGAGCTCTGCCAGGAATCGGGCTTCACGCCGAAAAACATCATCGAGGCGGCTCCGGCTCAG
The DNA window shown above is from Aminithiophilus ramosus and carries:
- a CDS encoding LysR family transcriptional regulator translates to MDSRQLECFIALAEELNFRRAADRCLLTQPSMSQQLVRLEEQLEAKLVHRTKRKVQLTRAGQVFLAEARKIHDDMKQAKRLVQMTERGEMGHITVGATVPAIYIVLASIIGKFRELLPGVGIVVQEMDMLKQEEELRSHRIDVGSVHPPLDDKSLQCETIAQLAFDVVIHRENPLAERASLTMKDLENEPLVIFSRKLSPKLYDKMIELCQESGFTPKNIIEAAPAQAIIAHVASGLGVGFIASDLQKFNHPQVVYRELSKAKPYLTLGIAYNDRELSPVIRIFRDIAVEMGKTLK